Within Mongoliitalea daihaiensis, the genomic segment TGACAGTATACCATGCAAAACGTCTTCTTAAGGCAAAATCAACAACCGCTAAACTTCTGTCAGCAGTGTTCATCGTTGCAACCACATAGAAATTAGAGGGAAGTTGTTTAATTTCTAATCCAGGAGCAATTTTAATGGATACATCTGCTTCTTTCATTTTATGTTCAAAAAGATAAAAAACTGGTCCCAAGACATTGGATAAGTTTGCCCTATTTATTTCATCGATTATTAGAACTACTTTTTCGTTCGGATAGTCTCTTGCATACAATACTGCCTCAGCCAGATTACCCAAAGTGCCTTCATATGATAGGCCACCACTCAGAATATTAGGTCTAATGCCATAAATGAAATCAGAATATGTGGTTTCAGCATGAAATTGGGTAAAGAAACTCTTTGCTGAAGATTTGGTTGCTATTTCTTTGGCAAGTGTGGTCTTGCCTGTTCCTGGAGGTCCTTGAAGGATTACAAATCTCCTTTCTTTCAATAATTCGAAAATTAAATCTCGGTCATCTTCTAGCTTTTCATTTTGAAAAGGTTTTAAAGCTTTTAAAACAGCACCTCTATGTTTAGGATTTGTTGGCCATCCTCTTACTTTAGCGTATGCAGCTAAGAAGCCTTTAATGTATTTCTTTCCTTCTTCACTCAGAGGATTTTCAATGATTTGACAACTGTTGATCACACTAGAATATTTTCCAATAGTTCTTGATAGATGCTGAATTTTTGATTTTTTACTAAAGTTTGAAGGAAGAGAGGAAGTAGTATTTGTAAAATCAGTTGAGCAATAACCGTCATTGTTGGTTAGATTTGAAAATAACCTCCTTAACCCGGGACGACTTGCCATTTCGTAATCTCTTTTAAAATTACTCGAGCCAATACAAAAAGACACCACCCATGGTTTTTCCTCTTCAGTAGGAAAAATAACAAAAGAATAATCATGATATGCTCCAGATGTTTCCTCATCGGGATGGATAAAACCGAAAAATGCTCCATTATCTTTTAATGCATCTGGCTTTATATTTTCCCTTAAAATGTAAGATTTGGAGAACTCCTTTTCATTAGTAGCGCCAAATTCAGCAGCCCATTCTTTAATTAAAGTAATTACGTTTTGTATCATTTATTCAAAAATTAAAACTCAAAAAAACTAACCATTGGCTTATCTAGCGCCTTAGCGATTTTTAAGACAGTTTCTATTGAAACATTCCTCTTACCATTTTCAATATCAGAAATGTAGGTTCGGTCCAACTCAGCCAGCTCAGCAAGCTTTTCCTGAGATACATTCTGACTTTTTCTAACGGCCTTTACTTTTTTCCCATAAGCTTCTTTGATATCCATATTGCAATCTGAAAAAATGTAGTCTATTGTACCACGGACGATAGTCTACAAAAAACTATTTTTTTGTATATTTACTAATATGAATAAAATCATACCTTTCAACACAGAATACATCAGGCCATCTAGGACCATCGAAATCTTTACTTTTTTTAGATTTGAGAAGAGTAGACAAATTTATATTTACAATTATGAGGGAAAGCATTTTAGAGTTTTTGATAGTGTGGTTGGATTAGTTCAGTTTTTTGAAGTTGGTAAAGAACCCTCTGCTTCTTTTGATTCCGAAAGTGATTTGGATGAATATTTGGATAGCTTGTCTATAGGAGATGGATAGAAACCTTTAAACCTAAAGTTGAATTACCTATATCTGGACGCGATGAATTACAAACAGTTTGGGTCGGTCGTTTTTGCAAAACCTAACTTTTTTTACTCCTCGAAGAGTACCAGAGCATTTAAGGCAAAAATTGATTTCTAATGAGTATTTTGTTCATAAGGATTGGGGATTGCCAAAGTTACACTATCATGAATACCACTCTGAAATTGATCATGACTATCATGAATTTGAGTCTTTTGAATGGATGGGAAAGGGATTTACTGACAGTCGAAATATGGAAGAGTTTCTTAAAGGAATAGAGAAAGGCTGTGAATTTTGATCCCCCTGAAAATCTGGAGCCTGAAATTTTCGGCTCAGGATAGAGTTTTATGGCTATTTGATAGGTTTATTTTACCATTAAAAGTTAAATACATAAAGAATTGGGGTGATCAGGTAAGACTTTTTTTATGGTAATTAAACATAAAAGCTACGTGTCTTTATTTTTTTAAAATCTGAACATGTGTATTAAATTAATGCTTTTCCCTATAACTTAGCCCTTGATGATCTCAACAACACTTTTTCAAGCTGCGATTAAACATCTTGGAAGCTGATTGTATTAGTAAATGATTTTTTTTAGTCTATTCAAGACATTTCCATAAATTTTCCCGTCTACAATTAGTAACTTGGAAAGAAATGAAACGATTATTCACTTGGCTGACACTGGGGCTCTTGATGAGTCTAGCGGCCTGTAACGATGTAGAAGACGTGGACCCAGCATTGCTGCAAGGACAATTTACCGGAACTTTTGAGCGCATGGTCGATGGACAATCATTGGGGGTCGCAAGTATAGGTTTGCTATTGGAAGGGAATAGTTTTTCTGGTACCGGTGGACCCAATCGCTATCCGGCCATCTGCAACGGGACATTTACGGTCTCCGAAAATCGAATAATCTTCGAAAATGCCTGCTTTTTTACCGCTGACTTTGATTGGTCCCTATTCCTCAACGGTAGCTGGCAGGTCAATCAGCAAGGAGGGGAACTGATTCTGCGGAGGTCTGCCGATACTTTGGTGGACGTCTATCGCCTGCAAAGAATTGTTAACGATAGGTGAGTTTTTAGGGATTGAATCGCTTCATGTCGATTTGAATCAATTTTCCTTGGAAGGTTTCTGAGGATTGGGCGAAGTCATAATCCCCAGACTCAAAGACAATTTCTTTCCCATCCAAACTGTGATAAAATTGTCTCCAACTACCACCGCCAGTAGGAAATCGCTTGATCGCTTGTTTTTGGCCATAGTGGTAAAACTCAAGTTGGGAGTTTTCTATCCCGGCAAGCAGCGCTATGGTAGAACTG encodes:
- a CDS encoding ferritin family protein, which codes for MQNLTFFTPRRVPEHLRQKLISNEYFVHKDWGLPKLHYHEYHSEIDHDYHEFESFEWMGKGFTDSRNMEEFLKGIEKGCEF
- a CDS encoding helix-turn-helix domain-containing protein — its product is MDIKEAYGKKVKAVRKSQNVSQEKLAELAELDRTYISDIENGKRNVSIETVLKIAKALDKPMVSFFEF
- a CDS encoding McrB family protein, which encodes MIQNVITLIKEWAAEFGATNEKEFSKSYILRENIKPDALKDNGAFFGFIHPDEETSGAYHDYSFVIFPTEEEKPWVVSFCIGSSNFKRDYEMASRPGLRRLFSNLTNNDGYCSTDFTNTTSSLPSNFSKKSKIQHLSRTIGKYSSVINSCQIIENPLSEEGKKYIKGFLAAYAKVRGWPTNPKHRGAVLKALKPFQNEKLEDDRDLIFELLKERRFVILQGPPGTGKTTLAKEIATKSSAKSFFTQFHAETTYSDFIYGIRPNILSGGLSYEGTLGNLAEAVLYARDYPNEKVVLIIDEINRANLSNVLGPVFYLFEHKMKEADVSIKIAPGLEIKQLPSNFYVVATMNTADRSLAVVDFALRRRFAWYTVKPKPIQGANFYKGDFNKIAEIFDWYATSNELNLQPGQGYFLANSDEEMENRIRYEIFPLIREYIQEGLLTSAIEEFNNYFTDRINQPLFE